A section of the Saccharopolyspora gregorii genome encodes:
- the menE gene encoding o-succinylbenzoate--CoA ligase, producing MPTARELRPLPVPPGERAPTVLPALRRALDGDGPALLPVDAAGPDDDVLRALGAGTPLEPGEDDPADPTALVIATSGSTGTPKGVLLPAAALRASATATHRHLGGPGRWLLAMPAHHVAGIQVLVRSLVAGTDPVAVDTAGGFRPDRFAAAAERCLADPGRHYTALVPTQLRRLLDDGGAGLAALRAFDAVLLGGAATPPALRERAAAAGVRVITTYGMSETAGGCVYDGTPLDGVRVHVEAAADGSGPVALSGPTLARGYRRSSGASPFRDGWFRTGDLGRLADGRLEVLGRADDVIITGGVNVAPVLVERILAEHPGVREVCVLGVDDPEWGQAVVAAVVPADPAAPPPVAELRAAVRDRAGAAGAPKRVEFLAELPLRGPGKPDRRALRATLGR from the coding sequence ATGCCGACCGCCCGCGAACTCCGGCCGCTGCCCGTTCCGCCCGGCGAGCGGGCGCCGACGGTGCTGCCCGCGCTGCGCCGCGCCCTCGACGGCGACGGCCCCGCGCTGCTCCCGGTGGACGCGGCGGGCCCGGACGACGACGTGCTCCGGGCGCTCGGGGCGGGCACCCCGCTGGAACCCGGCGAGGACGACCCCGCCGACCCGACCGCGCTGGTCATCGCCACCTCCGGTTCCACCGGCACCCCGAAGGGCGTGCTGCTGCCCGCGGCCGCGCTGCGCGCCTCCGCGACGGCCACGCACCGGCACCTGGGCGGGCCGGGGCGGTGGCTGCTGGCGATGCCCGCGCACCACGTCGCCGGGATCCAGGTGCTGGTCCGCTCGCTGGTCGCCGGTACCGACCCGGTGGCGGTGGACACCGCGGGCGGGTTCCGCCCGGACCGGTTCGCGGCGGCGGCCGAGCGCTGCCTCGCGGACCCCGGCAGGCACTACACCGCGCTGGTGCCCACCCAGCTGCGCCGGCTGCTGGACGACGGCGGTGCCGGGCTGGCGGCGCTGCGCGCGTTCGACGCGGTGCTGCTCGGCGGCGCCGCGACCCCGCCCGCGCTGCGCGAGCGGGCCGCCGCGGCCGGGGTGCGCGTGATCACCACCTACGGGATGAGCGAGACCGCGGGCGGCTGCGTGTACGACGGGACGCCGCTGGACGGCGTGCGGGTGCACGTCGAGGCCGCCGCGGACGGCTCCGGTCCGGTCGCGCTGTCCGGGCCCACGCTGGCCCGCGGCTACCGGCGCAGCTCGGGCGCGAGCCCGTTCCGGGACGGCTGGTTCCGCACCGGCGACCTGGGCCGGTTGGCGGACGGACGGCTGGAGGTGCTCGGCCGCGCCGACGACGTGATCATCACCGGCGGGGTGAACGTGGCCCCGGTGCTGGTCGAGCGGATCCTCGCCGAGCACCCCGGGGTCCGGGAGGTCTGCGTGCTCGGCGTCGACGACCCCGAGTGGGGCCAGGCCGTGGTCGCCGCCGTCGTCCCCGCCGACCCGGCCGCACCACCACCGGTCGCCGAGCTGCGCGCGGCGGTGCGGGACCGGGCGGGCGCGGCCGGCGCCCCCAAGCGGGTCGAATTCCTCGCCGAGCTGCCGCTGCGCGGCCCCGGCAAACCGGACCGGCGCGCGTTGCGCGCGACTCTCGGCCGGTGA
- the paaC gene encoding 1,2-phenylacetyl-CoA epoxidase subunit PaaC has translation MTRTVPAGADPADLAGYCLMLGDDALLLAHRLSGWGVRGPDLEEGAALAAITADLLGQARALLERAAELEGAGRDADLLAYHRDSGDFRNVRLAEIDCGPGPGGDFATSTARLLLFAAWRHAVFARLAATRDPVLSAIAARTWRVLLRHRQHAEQWVIRLGDRAPESRLRMQEALHRVWPLSGELFAVHPVERRLAEAGCAVRPDAVRGEVAAALDEAVSVARLELPPLGEAPPEGTGGRWGAHTESMPFVVADMQYLVRADPVEP, from the coding sequence GTGACCCGGACCGTCCCGGCCGGGGCGGATCCGGCCGATCTCGCCGGGTACTGCTTGATGCTGGGCGACGACGCGCTGCTGCTGGCACACCGCCTGTCCGGCTGGGGGGTGCGCGGGCCGGACCTGGAGGAGGGCGCCGCGCTGGCCGCGATCACGGCGGACCTGCTCGGCCAGGCGCGGGCGCTGCTGGAGCGGGCCGCGGAACTGGAGGGCGCGGGCCGGGACGCGGACCTGCTGGCCTACCACCGCGACAGCGGGGACTTCCGCAACGTGCGGCTCGCCGAGATCGATTGCGGGCCGGGGCCCGGTGGTGACTTCGCGACCAGCACGGCCCGGTTGCTGCTGTTCGCGGCCTGGCGGCACGCGGTGTTCGCCCGGCTCGCCGCGACCCGCGATCCGGTGCTCTCGGCGATCGCGGCGCGCACCTGGCGGGTGCTGCTGCGGCACCGCCAGCACGCCGAGCAGTGGGTGATCCGGCTCGGGGACCGCGCTCCCGAGTCGCGGCTGCGGATGCAGGAGGCGTTGCACCGGGTGTGGCCGCTGTCGGGGGAGCTGTTCGCGGTGCACCCGGTGGAGCGCAGGCTCGCCGAGGCCGGGTGCGCGGTGCGTCCGGACGCGGTGCGCGGTGAGGTCGCCGCGGCGTTGGACGAGGCGGTGTCGGTCGCCCGGCTGGAGCTGCCGCCCCTCGGCGAAGCCCCGCCGGAGGGCACCGGTGGGCGGTGGGGCGCGCACACCGAGTCGATGCCGTTCGTCGTCGCCGACATGCAGTACCTGGTGCGCGCCGACCCGGTCGAGCCGTGA
- the menD gene encoding 2-succinyl-5-enolpyruvyl-6-hydroxy-3-cyclohexene-1-carboxylic-acid synthase has protein sequence MNPSTAQAEVIVDELIRNQVRHVVLSPGSRNAPLSFALHRAAQERRIRLHVRIDERSAGFLALGIAARSGRPVVVAGTSGTAAANLHPAVSEAAQAGIPLIVLTADRPPELRAAGANQTIDQHRMFGPQVRMFDELGVAENRPGQQAYWRSQVCRAWHASLGSARSGPVHLNLPFREPLVPTGDTTWCEPLSGRDDGAPWIEICGDGAHPSSLHAPAARRGLVLAADGSADAAGEWGERYGWPVVSETGGVGLAGGAAISTGMWLLNQPEFVREHRPEQVLCVGRPTVFRQVQSLLTDAGVEVLLAHGGDVDWPSPGHAVREIAHTFGAGPVREADPHWLTAWQQADHKVAAALHAALDLERWPNGPVLARDLVDELPERSLLVLGSSNPSRDVALAARHRPDVAVHRNRGVAGIDGTVSTAIGAALAHDGPTYALLGDLTFLHDGNGLLLGPQEQRPDLTIVVLNDDGGGIFSLLEQGGPEHRDSFERVFGTPHGTDLAQLCAAHGVEHVRVRQRSEFPAALHGPPGLRVVEIQADRSQTRSLHARLQAAVHSALIG, from the coding sequence TTGAATCCGTCCACGGCACAGGCCGAGGTCATCGTCGACGAGCTGATCCGCAACCAGGTCCGGCACGTGGTGCTCTCCCCGGGGTCGCGCAACGCGCCGCTCTCGTTCGCGCTGCACCGCGCCGCGCAGGAGCGCCGAATCCGGTTGCACGTCCGCATCGACGAGCGCAGCGCCGGATTCCTGGCCCTGGGGATCGCGGCGCGCAGCGGTCGGCCGGTGGTGGTGGCCGGGACCTCGGGCACCGCTGCGGCGAACCTGCACCCGGCGGTCAGCGAGGCGGCGCAGGCGGGCATCCCGCTGATCGTGCTCACCGCGGACCGCCCGCCGGAGCTGCGCGCGGCCGGGGCCAACCAGACCATCGACCAGCACCGGATGTTCGGACCGCAGGTGCGGATGTTCGACGAGCTCGGCGTGGCCGAGAACCGGCCCGGGCAGCAGGCGTACTGGCGCAGCCAGGTCTGCCGCGCCTGGCACGCCTCGCTCGGGTCGGCCCGCTCCGGACCGGTGCACCTGAACCTGCCGTTCCGCGAACCGCTGGTGCCCACCGGGGACACCACGTGGTGCGAGCCGCTGTCCGGGCGCGACGACGGGGCGCCGTGGATCGAGATCTGCGGCGACGGCGCCCACCCGAGCAGCCTGCACGCGCCGGCCGCCCGGCGGGGACTGGTGCTCGCCGCGGACGGCAGCGCCGACGCCGCGGGGGAGTGGGGCGAGCGGTACGGCTGGCCCGTCGTCTCCGAGACCGGCGGGGTCGGGCTCGCCGGGGGCGCGGCCATCAGCACCGGGATGTGGTTGCTGAACCAGCCCGAGTTCGTGCGCGAGCACCGCCCCGAGCAGGTGCTCTGCGTCGGCAGGCCGACCGTGTTCCGCCAGGTGCAGTCGCTGCTGACCGACGCCGGGGTGGAGGTGCTGCTGGCGCACGGCGGAGACGTGGACTGGCCGTCGCCGGGGCACGCGGTGCGCGAGATCGCGCACACCTTCGGCGCCGGGCCCGTCCGCGAGGCCGACCCGCACTGGCTCACCGCCTGGCAGCAGGCCGACCACAAGGTCGCCGCCGCGCTGCACGCGGCGCTGGACCTGGAGCGCTGGCCGAACGGGCCGGTGCTGGCCCGCGACCTGGTCGACGAACTGCCGGAGCGGTCGCTGCTGGTGCTCGGTTCGTCGAACCCGAGCCGGGACGTGGCGCTGGCCGCACGGCACCGGCCGGACGTGGCGGTGCACCGCAACCGCGGGGTGGCGGGGATCGACGGCACGGTGTCCACCGCGATCGGCGCGGCGCTGGCGCACGACGGACCGACCTACGCGCTGCTGGGCGACCTCACGTTCCTGCACGACGGCAACGGCCTGCTGCTGGGGCCGCAGGAGCAGCGCCCGGACCTCACCATCGTGGTGCTCAACGACGACGGCGGCGGCATCTTCTCGCTGCTGGAGCAGGGCGGCCCGGAGCACCGCGACTCGTTCGAGCGGGTCTTCGGCACCCCGCACGGCACCGACCTCGCGCAGCTGTGCGCGGCGCACGGCGTGGAGCACGTGCGGGTGCGGCAGCGCTCGGAGTTCCCGGCGGCGCTGCACGGGCCACCGGGGCTGCGGGTGGTGGAGATCCAGGCCGACCGCTCGCAGACCAGGAGCCTGCACGCGCGGCTGCAGGCCGCGGTGCACTCGGCGCTGATCGGCTGA
- a CDS encoding inositol monophosphatase family protein, whose protein sequence is MTVLPSEPSHHIEPGLVSRALEVAGRLANDAADVITATAGRGARPAATESPFDWVTDTGRTLERHTRRVLGDEFPGVPVFGEEFDSAPGWSTSVADQLTARSGSSRFRWSVDPVDGTANYVAGLPWCAYSLAMLDERGPLVGVVADPYRSQIYAAARDRGMRANGVPVRLADQAETRAGIVCTELTRSGPWPGMDRFISNAARAQVGVRLLGSPALAIAQVALGHAIAAVLDSYEEWDVAGALALAVESGAAVLDRGGRPATLPVGGLLVAGPAVAGDVLDWWRRATP, encoded by the coding sequence ATGACGGTCCTTCCCTCGGAGCCCTCGCACCACATCGAACCCGGCTTGGTCTCCCGCGCGCTGGAAGTGGCCGGGCGGCTCGCGAACGACGCCGCCGACGTCATCACCGCCACCGCGGGACGCGGGGCCCGCCCGGCGGCCACCGAATCGCCCTTCGACTGGGTGACCGACACCGGGCGCACCCTGGAACGGCACACCCGGCGGGTGCTCGGCGACGAGTTCCCGGGAGTACCGGTGTTCGGCGAGGAGTTCGACTCCGCGCCCGGCTGGTCCACCTCCGTCGCCGACCAGCTCACCGCCCGCTCCGGTTCGTCCCGGTTCCGCTGGTCGGTGGACCCGGTGGACGGCACCGCGAACTACGTGGCCGGGCTGCCGTGGTGCGCCTACAGCCTCGCGATGCTCGACGAACGCGGGCCGCTGGTCGGCGTCGTCGCCGACCCGTACCGGTCCCAGATCTACGCGGCGGCCCGGGACCGCGGGATGCGCGCCAACGGGGTGCCGGTGCGGCTCGCCGACCAGGCCGAGACCCGCGCCGGCATCGTCTGCACCGAGCTGACCCGCAGCGGCCCGTGGCCCGGCATGGACCGGTTCATCAGCAACGCGGCCCGGGCGCAGGTGGGCGTGCGGCTGCTGGGATCACCGGCGCTGGCGATCGCGCAGGTCGCGCTGGGGCACGCCATCGCGGCCGTGCTGGACTCGTACGAGGAGTGGGACGTCGCGGGTGCGCTGGCGCTGGCCGTCGAATCGGGGGCCGCGGTGCTGGACCGCGGTGGGCGCCCGGCGACGCTGCCCGTCGGCGGGCTGCTCGTGGCCGGACCCGCCGTCGCCGGGGACGTCCTCGACTGGTGGCGCCGAGCGACGCCGTGA
- a CDS encoding M1 family metallopeptidase, with translation MFKRTGLRAAVAACCAAAFVATPAFAGAGSPGAPGAGDPYFPEYGNGGYDVAHYDVRLRYEPKDDHLAGTTTIVANPTQDLTAFNLDFALPVKSIRVNGAPSTFEQRGTELTVTPPEELPAGRQSTFVVEYEGVPSAVEVDGLNPWIRTADGALAVGEPEISAWWFPGNDHPRDKATFDIAVDVPEGTEVLSNGVSTDTSTLAGRTTWKWRTTKPTATYLAFLGIGQYEINTKPGAFGQPFVTAYADGLGDVEGAAKASVERTPEVLDFLSGLLGEYPFEAQGGVVPAEGLSFALENQTRPTYSPKFFAKGANTSVVVHENAHQWFGDSVSVDTWRDIWLNEGFASYAEWLWSEQQGTGTAQELFDHYYSSLPADDPFWQIAPGEPGPENIFSDAVYDRGALTVHALSNVIGPDALLDVVRTWVQDKRYSTGTVEEFIELAEQRSGRQLDEFFQNWLFTPGKPAATPENGIPASATRAAVVPPKSVAEIDATHALVHAHH, from the coding sequence GTGTTCAAGCGAACCGGTCTGCGGGCTGCGGTGGCCGCGTGCTGTGCGGCGGCCTTCGTGGCGACCCCCGCCTTCGCCGGAGCCGGCAGTCCCGGCGCGCCCGGCGCGGGCGACCCGTACTTCCCCGAGTACGGCAACGGCGGCTACGACGTGGCCCACTACGACGTGCGGCTGCGCTACGAACCGAAGGACGACCACCTCGCCGGGACCACGACGATCGTGGCGAACCCGACCCAGGACCTCACCGCGTTCAACCTGGACTTCGCACTGCCGGTGAAGTCGATCCGGGTCAACGGTGCCCCGTCGACCTTCGAGCAGCGGGGCACCGAGCTCACCGTCACCCCGCCCGAGGAGCTGCCCGCCGGTCGCCAGTCCACGTTCGTCGTCGAGTACGAGGGCGTGCCGTCCGCCGTCGAGGTCGACGGCCTCAACCCGTGGATCCGCACCGCCGACGGCGCGCTCGCGGTCGGCGAACCGGAGATCTCCGCGTGGTGGTTCCCCGGCAACGACCACCCGCGGGACAAGGCCACCTTCGACATCGCCGTGGACGTGCCGGAAGGCACCGAGGTGCTGTCGAACGGCGTGAGCACCGACACCTCCACGCTCGCCGGCCGGACCACCTGGAAGTGGCGGACCACCAAGCCGACCGCGACGTACCTGGCGTTCCTCGGCATCGGGCAGTACGAGATCAACACCAAGCCCGGTGCTTTCGGCCAGCCCTTCGTCACCGCCTACGCCGACGGGCTCGGCGACGTCGAAGGCGCGGCCAAGGCCAGCGTCGAACGCACCCCGGAAGTGCTGGACTTCCTCTCCGGGCTGCTCGGCGAGTACCCGTTCGAGGCCCAGGGCGGCGTGGTCCCGGCAGAAGGCCTCAGCTTCGCGCTGGAGAACCAGACCCGGCCGACCTACAGCCCCAAGTTCTTCGCGAAGGGCGCGAACACGTCCGTCGTCGTGCACGAGAACGCCCACCAGTGGTTCGGCGACTCCGTGTCCGTCGACACCTGGCGCGACATCTGGCTGAACGAAGGCTTCGCCAGCTACGCCGAGTGGCTGTGGTCGGAGCAGCAGGGCACCGGCACCGCGCAGGAGCTGTTCGACCACTACTACTCCTCGCTGCCCGCCGACGACCCGTTCTGGCAGATCGCTCCCGGTGAACCCGGGCCGGAGAACATCTTCAGCGACGCCGTCTACGACCGCGGGGCGCTCACCGTGCACGCGCTGAGCAACGTCATCGGCCCCGACGCGCTGCTCGACGTGGTGCGTACCTGGGTGCAGGACAAGCGGTACTCCACCGGCACCGTGGAGGAGTTCATCGAGCTGGCCGAGCAGCGCTCCGGCCGGCAGCTCGACGAGTTCTTCCAGAACTGGCTGTTCACCCCCGGCAAGCCCGCGGCCACCCCGGAGAACGGGATCCCGGCCTCGGCGACCAGGGCAGCGGTGGTGCCGCCGAAGTCGGTCGCCGAGATCGACGCGACCCACGCGCTCGTGCACGCCCACCACTGA
- a CDS encoding glycosyltransferase family 4 protein: MSESFLPQVNGVTNSVLRVLEHLRRRGDQALVIAPGAGPDEHEGTPVVRLPAVDIPVVSSLPIGFPTRRLLQGLADFGPDVVHLASPFVVGARGLAAARKLGVPTVAVYQTDVAGFAESYGLGLTARAAWRWTRRLHSAADRTLAPSTWAAEALREHGIPRVHRWGRGVDTARFHPGKRDERLRAELAPGGELLIGYVGRLAPEKHVERLAALDGVPGVRVVVVGDGPQREQLAAQLPGAAFLGLRTGEELARIYASLDVFVHTGPYETFCQSVQEAMASGVPALAPDAGGPRDLVLPGRTGHLLPPHDADAHARRLRAAVAELRDPALRARFGAAARDSVAQRTWPALCEQLIGHYAEVIGRPQDDRLAA; this comes from the coding sequence GTGTCGGAGAGTTTCCTGCCGCAGGTCAACGGGGTCACGAACTCGGTGCTGCGGGTGCTGGAGCACCTGCGCCGCCGCGGTGACCAGGCGCTCGTGATCGCCCCGGGCGCGGGCCCCGACGAGCACGAGGGCACGCCGGTGGTGCGGCTGCCCGCCGTGGACATCCCGGTGGTGTCCTCGCTGCCGATCGGGTTCCCCACCCGCCGGTTGCTGCAGGGCTTGGCGGACTTCGGGCCGGACGTGGTGCACCTGGCCTCGCCGTTCGTGGTGGGGGCGCGGGGGCTGGCGGCGGCGCGGAAGCTGGGCGTGCCGACGGTCGCGGTGTACCAGACGGACGTGGCCGGGTTCGCGGAGTCGTACGGGCTGGGGTTGACCGCGCGCGCCGCGTGGCGCTGGACGCGGCGGCTGCACAGCGCCGCCGACCGCACGCTGGCCCCGTCCACCTGGGCGGCGGAAGCGCTGCGCGAGCACGGCATCCCGCGGGTGCACCGCTGGGGCCGCGGGGTGGACACGGCCCGGTTCCACCCGGGGAAGCGGGACGAGCGGCTGCGCGCCGAGCTCGCCCCGGGCGGGGAGTTGCTGATCGGGTACGTCGGCAGGCTCGCCCCGGAGAAGCACGTGGAGCGGCTCGCGGCGCTGGACGGCGTGCCCGGGGTGCGGGTGGTGGTGGTCGGCGACGGCCCGCAGCGGGAGCAGCTCGCCGCGCAGCTGCCGGGCGCCGCGTTCCTCGGCCTGCGCACCGGCGAGGAGCTCGCCCGGATCTACGCGAGCCTGGACGTGTTCGTGCACACCGGCCCGTACGAGACGTTCTGCCAGTCCGTGCAGGAGGCGATGGCCAGCGGGGTCCCCGCGCTCGCCCCGGACGCGGGCGGCCCGCGGGACCTGGTGCTGCCGGGCCGCACCGGCCACCTGCTGCCGCCGCACGACGCGGACGCGCACGCCCGGCGGCTGCGCGCGGCGGTGGCGGAGCTGCGGGACCCGGCGCTGCGGGCGAGGTTCGGCGCGGCCGCCCGCGACTCGGTGGCCCAGCGCACCTGGCCCGCGCTGTGCGAGCAGTTGATCGGCCACTACGCGGAGGTCA
- a CDS encoding isochorismate synthase, with protein sequence MAPSPTPLTVRTSVLPDDDPRRTAPLLELLPDEAPLSWVRDGAGLVGWGCAARLTTSGPERFAAADEWWHALCAAADVRDEVRLPGSGPVAFTSFAFADRPGDSVVVVPEVVVGCRDGVRWITTVGDPARRPARPVREPGAVRYEPGAVSAADYRRSVAEAVRILEPAGAGDPDGVRKVVLAHDLLATAAEPLDARYLLRNLAARYPGCWTFAVDGLVGATPELLLERTGRHVRSRVLAGTSWPRPGVGADELASGLLASVKDLSEHAFAAESLAAELRPFCAALSVPEHPEVLRLRNVLHLASHITGELHEHAADNGVAALLRLAAAVHPSAAVGGTPTPAAVRLIERLEAMDRGRYSGPVGWVDGAGNGELGIALRCAQLETADGATGGRRARLFAGCGIVAGSDPDAEVLEAAAKLRPIRDALADD encoded by the coding sequence GTGGCGCCCTCCCCGACTCCGCTGACCGTCCGCACCTCGGTGCTCCCCGACGACGACCCCCGGCGCACCGCGCCGCTGCTGGAGCTGCTGCCGGACGAGGCCCCGCTGAGCTGGGTGCGCGACGGGGCGGGTCTGGTCGGCTGGGGCTGCGCGGCGCGGTTGACGACGTCCGGGCCGGAGCGGTTCGCCGCCGCCGACGAGTGGTGGCACGCGCTGTGCGCGGCCGCGGACGTGCGGGACGAGGTGCGGCTGCCGGGCAGCGGCCCGGTCGCGTTCACCAGCTTCGCGTTCGCGGACCGGCCGGGGGACTCGGTCGTGGTGGTGCCGGAGGTCGTGGTGGGCTGCCGGGACGGCGTCCGCTGGATCACCACCGTCGGCGATCCGGCCCGGCGACCGGCCCGGCCGGTGCGCGAGCCCGGCGCCGTGCGGTACGAGCCGGGCGCGGTGTCGGCGGCGGACTACCGGCGGTCGGTGGCGGAGGCGGTGCGGATCCTCGAACCGGCCGGGGCCGGCGATCCGGACGGGGTGCGCAAGGTGGTGCTGGCGCACGACCTGCTCGCCACCGCGGCGGAGCCGCTGGACGCCCGCTACCTGCTGCGCAACCTCGCCGCGCGCTACCCGGGGTGCTGGACCTTCGCGGTGGACGGGCTGGTCGGGGCGACGCCGGAGCTGCTGCTGGAGCGCACCGGGCGGCACGTCCGGTCCCGGGTGCTGGCCGGGACGAGCTGGCCGCGGCCCGGGGTCGGCGCCGACGAGCTGGCGTCCGGCCTGCTGGCCTCGGTGAAGGACCTCTCCGAGCACGCGTTCGCCGCCGAGTCGCTGGCCGCGGAACTGCGCCCGTTCTGCGCGGCCCTGTCGGTCCCGGAGCACCCCGAGGTGCTCCGGCTGCGCAACGTGTTGCACCTGGCCTCGCACATCACGGGTGAACTGCACGAGCACGCCGCGGACAACGGGGTCGCGGCGCTGCTGCGGCTGGCCGCCGCGGTGCACCCGAGCGCGGCCGTCGGGGGCACGCCGACTCCCGCCGCGGTGCGGCTGATCGAGCGCCTGGAGGCCATGGACCGCGGCCGCTACAGCGGCCCGGTCGGCTGGGTCGACGGCGCCGGCAACGGGGAGCTCGGCATCGCGCTGCGCTGCGCGCAGCTGGAGACCGCGGACGGCGCGACCGGGGGCCGCCGGGCCCGGCTGTTCGCCGGGTGCGGCATCGTCGCCGGGTCCGATCCGGACGCGGAGGTGCTGGAGGCGGCGGCGAAGCTCCGGCCGATCCGCGACGCGCTCGCCGACGACTGA
- a CDS encoding 1,4-dihydroxy-2-naphthoyl-CoA synthase, whose amino-acid sequence MLNSPVSELFDPAAWEPVSGFDFTDITYHRCVEDGPGRGTVRVAFDRPEVRNAFRPHTVDELYRALDHARMSSDVGCVLLTGNGPSPKDGGWAFCSGGDQRIRGRSGYQYAAGETAETVDPARAGRLHILEVQRLIRFMPKLVVAVVPGWAAGGGHSLHVVCDLTLASAEHARFKQTDADVGSFDGGFGSAYLARQVGQKFAREIFALGRAYDAEQAHRMGMVNEVVPHAELEATALQWAREINGKSPTAQRMLKYAFNAIDDGLVGQQLFAGETTRLAYMTDEAVEGRDSFLERRDPDWTPFPWYY is encoded by the coding sequence GTGCTGAACTCGCCTGTCTCCGAGCTGTTCGACCCGGCCGCGTGGGAACCCGTCAGCGGGTTCGACTTCACCGACATCACGTACCACCGGTGCGTGGAGGACGGTCCCGGGCGCGGCACCGTGCGCGTCGCCTTCGACCGCCCCGAGGTGCGCAACGCCTTCCGCCCGCACACCGTCGACGAGCTGTACCGCGCGCTCGACCACGCCCGGATGAGCAGCGATGTCGGCTGCGTCCTGCTGACCGGGAACGGGCCCTCGCCGAAGGACGGCGGCTGGGCGTTCTGCTCCGGCGGGGACCAGCGGATCCGCGGCCGTTCCGGCTACCAGTACGCCGCCGGTGAGACCGCCGAGACCGTGGACCCCGCGCGGGCCGGTCGGCTGCACATCCTCGAGGTGCAGCGGCTGATCCGGTTCATGCCGAAGCTGGTGGTCGCGGTCGTGCCGGGCTGGGCCGCCGGGGGCGGGCACAGCCTGCACGTGGTGTGCGACCTCACCCTCGCCAGCGCCGAGCACGCCCGCTTCAAGCAGACCGACGCCGACGTCGGCAGCTTCGACGGCGGCTTCGGCAGCGCCTACCTCGCCCGGCAGGTCGGGCAGAAGTTCGCCCGCGAGATCTTCGCCCTCGGCCGCGCCTACGACGCCGAGCAGGCGCACCGGATGGGGATGGTCAACGAGGTCGTGCCGCACGCGGAACTGGAGGCGACCGCCCTGCAGTGGGCACGGGAGATCAACGGCAAGTCGCCCACCGCGCAGCGCATGCTGAAGTACGCGTTCAACGCGATCGACGACGGCCTGGTCGGACAGCAGCTGTTCGCCGGTGAGACCACTCGGCTGGCCTACATGACCGACGAGGCCGTCGAGGGCAGGGACTCGTTCCTGGAGCGCCGGGACCCGGACTGGACGCCGTTCCCCTGGTACTACTGA
- a CDS encoding DUF3592 domain-containing protein has product MASEQEFPGESEQTAESGPGTRWPARRIRRTAARGVLVLGVLLTVLGLSVIGACAIDDRTITESRGDGVAEVVSTSLTRTVIRFTTPEGRVHIPQDGVLYPGGLQQGQFVRVEYDTRNPDLVRVAGRGMVLSLLPVAASLAGTWLVLGAAHWLLRRERPAAA; this is encoded by the coding sequence GTGGCGAGCGAACAGGAGTTCCCGGGCGAGTCCGAGCAGACCGCGGAGAGCGGTCCGGGCACCCGGTGGCCCGCGCGGCGCATCCGCCGCACCGCCGCCCGCGGCGTCCTGGTGCTCGGCGTGCTGCTGACCGTGCTGGGCCTGTCCGTGATCGGCGCTTGCGCGATCGACGACCGGACCATCACCGAGTCCCGCGGCGACGGGGTGGCCGAAGTGGTCAGCACGTCGCTGACCCGCACCGTCATCCGCTTCACCACGCCCGAAGGCCGGGTGCACATCCCGCAGGACGGCGTGCTGTACCCCGGCGGCCTGCAGCAGGGCCAGTTCGTCCGCGTCGAGTACGACACCCGCAACCCCGACCTGGTCCGGGTGGCCGGGCGCGGCATGGTGCTGTCGCTGCTGCCGGTCGCGGCGTCCCTCGCCGGGACGTGGCTGGTCCTCGGCGCCGCGCACTGGCTACTGCGCCGGGAGCGCCCGGCCGCGGCCTGA